In the Enterococcus rotai genome, AATGCCATATCCACTACAAAAGACAATATGCGATACCAATAAAACAGTAGCATTTCTCTTACAAAAGAACCAAAATCTTCATGATTACTGGCAAAAACAAAATATTTGTTTGTGAAAAATGCAAATAATACAGATAAAAACCAGCCAATCGTATTACTAATTTTATAGTCAATCCCTAAAACATCTTTGCAAAGAAAGAAGACAAGGATATTCACAATAGTTGTCGCTACTCCAAACACTAAATACGAGATTACTTCTTTGTATTTATGAAACAATTCTTTCAACAGCTACGCATCCTTTCACTCTATTTAACATTTTATCAAAGTTAACATAGAAATCATACTGCTTTACTACATTTTTCATCTTTTCTCAAATTTAAGTGAGTGCGAAACACTTTATAAAATCAGCTCGCTATACTGACGAAATCTGATCATTTTAACTTGCAAATAAGAAAAAAACCCCAGAAAAAGTGCTATTTCCACTTTCTCAAGAGTTTTACCTTTTTTATGATGGCTCCACATTTTTCTGAATCACAATAATATCTTTTCTCGGAGCACTAAAAGAATAACCATTTTTCTGCATTTCATTTTTAATCCCAATATGCACAGTGACTTCTTCTCTAGTCGTATTTAACAGTTTCTTGATCACATAATCAACCTCTTTTTTGTTGATCTTCTTCTTGGTATTAATCATGATGATATCGATTTTATCAAAGGCATCAGCATACACGATTTGTGTTCGATCCAATGCGTATAATTTAAAAAATTTGATCGCCTTTGTCCCAAAAACGAATTTAGTGATATTTGGATAAAAATACTCTAAATCTAAATTTCTATTAATCGGGGTTTCAATTAGTTTCATTTACTCAGCTCCTTTTTCCATAATAACTTTACATAAAAATTTTACTCTTTCAGTCCATTTTTGTAAATCAAAAATTTATAGTTATGTTATGCTATAAAAAACTTGACCTTCACGTTAAGTAAAGGTTTATGCTAGTTTCATGCAGGAGGGAAAAAGATGGAATACACGATCAAAAAAATTGCCGAATTATCTGGAATCAGCACGCGAACGTTGCGTTATTATGATGAAATCAACTTATTAAAACCGGCACGTATTAATTCTTCTGGTTACCGTATCTATGGAACAAAAGAAATCGATAAGCTGCAGCAAATCCTTTTTTATCGTTCGTTGGATATGAAATTAGAAGACATCCAAACGTTACTTGGCACACCAAACTATGATCCCCAACACGCGTTACAGGACCATTATCAAAAATTATTGGAAAAGCGGCGACAAATGGATCATCTAATCCTGACTGTAGAAAAAACATTACGCTATCAAAAAGGAGAGCTAATCATGACCGACAAAGAAAAATTTATTGGCTTTAAACAAGAAAAACTAGAGAAAAATGAAGCAACCTACGGACAAGAAATTCGAGAAAAGTATGGTGAGGAAACAGTGGCAGCATCTAATCAAAAGTGGCTAAATCTAAGTGAAGCAGATTTTAATCAAATGGAAACTGCAGAAAAAGAACTGATCGACGCATTAAAAGTTGTGATGGAGACCAAAGACTATCACTCGCAAGAAGCAGAAACAGTCTTTTTAAAACACAAAGAATGGTTAAGCTATACTTCACCTGCCTATTCAGCTGAAATGCACCGAGGCCTTGGCCAAATGTATGTAGCCGATGGACGATTTGCTGCTTACTATAATAATCGGGCCGGCGCCAATGCTGCACAAACCTTAAATGAAATCATTCAACAGTTTGCTAACTAGATAGTCATTAACATTACTGAATACTATCTACTAAAAAGAACCTTCTACCTAAGTGTACGAACCTTTTGAAGTTAGAATTTATCATCTAACTTCGAGGATTACGACATCCTTGATAGAAGGTTCTTTTTTAAATAACTGTCCCTTTTGTATCAAGTTCGATTGAACGCAGGATTTCTTGTACTTGTTGCTCTAAATCAAGGTCATCCATTTGAGAAGTAGCTGTTATTTCACACATGATCCAGCCATAATTATGACCTGTTTCAAAAAAATAAGTCGTATAATTGCTAGAATCTGACTGACCATTTTTACTAGTTTTGGTGGTGATGATATATTCGTTTTTGAACAAATCAGGATGTAACGTTTCGCTCGTTTTTTTATCGTTTATTTTACCGTCGTCTTCTAGCACTTGACCTACAAATTCTGATAAGCTAGTTGCATTTGACACTTGGCTCATGAGGATCGAAACATAGAGCGTGGGACTACTGAAGGCTTTACTTGCCAGTCCTTTTACTTCATCCGCTGATGACAATTCACCTTTTTCTTCATGAAAATGCTTTGGCAACTGAATTTTCAACGTTTCATTTTCATTGGTGACAGCAAGCTCACTAATCCTTACCTGCGTCTCTTGACCAATATTATCCTCATATTCCCCCTCAACCCTTTTTTCATATAAGGTTCGACCGTCGTCTTGTAAGTATGTTTTTGCACCAAAATAAACTAACGTACCTAGTACGGCTAGTAAAATAAGCGTTAAAACAGTGGTCTTGATTCTTCTTCTTTTACGCTTTGCAATAAAATTAGTATTTTTTAGTATTTCTTTTTTATAATTCGCCGAATGTTTGATTTGAGTGATATCATAGTAAAAAATTGTAGTGGCTGTTCTAGTCCATTTTTATTTATTTCGTCTGTAAAACCGACTAACAAGGTATATTGTCTGATCTTTGACGGAAAATTTCGAGTGTTTTTCTTTTTCAATTTAACAAATAACGCTTGATCATCTGAAAAATAATACGCTTGGTCATCTTCTTGGATTTCAATCGAAGCCATTTTATGAAACTCATTTGGTAACTGTTCTTTTATTTGCTGGAAATACGCTTCAAATGTTTCAGCTCGCAAATAACGGAACAAATAGACTACAATACCAGCTTCAATTAAAAAGACAGCAATCAGCAACCATCTAACGATTGATTCAGTGGCTCCAATTCCAATAGCGGTTCCCAACATGACCGCCAGCAGAATCAATAGATATTTTTGATAGGTCTTTAGATACAATTGTCGGATACCTGATTGATAATACTCTAAATCGTGTTCGATGTTTTCTTTATTTTCTTTCATTTATACTCCCCCAAAACGATAAAATAATTCTTTTACGTCAATGACCACGTATTTGTATGCCTATTCCAAAGTTCTACTAACTATTGAATTTTTTTTGATATGAAACTGCCTTATTCAATAATTTCTTCAAATATAAATTGTCCAACACCGCCGTCTAAACAGTCTCCAATAATTTTTTGACACTTTTCTTTGACGATTGGTTTTGCATTGCCCACTGCAACTGGAACATCGACAACGTCTAACATAGCTAAATCATTTTCACCATCGCCAATACCATAACTACGAGCTCCTGGATATTTTTTCATAAACTCATTGATCGCATTGCCCTTGCTACTTTTTGGATCAACGATTTCCAGACACTGAATAAATGAAGAGAAAACTTCTGCGCTATCACTACTTAACACGTCACGTAAAAGTTCGTGTTCTTGATCACTGGCTTCCATCAATTCAATTTTCATCACTTTTAATTCAGGATGTTCAGTCAGATAACGGTATGGATCGTCAACGTGCTGACACTGCTCTTTGAAAAAACTTTCTTTGAAGTCCATGATTTGTTTTCCCATAGCGCCCATTGGTTCAAGTTTTTTTCTTAAATCCAAAATATTTGTCTCGTATTTTTCAACTGCTTTTAAAATGATTCCTTCATTCGTATGAATGTGATAAAAAATATTGCGCTCCTCTAAAATAGCCATCGTTCTTTCACACTCAGCCATTGATAAACAGTGATTATACTGCACTGGTTCGCCAACTAATTTATAACCGCCACCATTGCTAAAAATAACATCACATTCACTATCTAACTGATCCATCAATTCAGTCAACTGTGCATACCCTCGTCCACTGATAAACACAAAATGATCCCCTTGCTTTTGCAGGGCATAAATTGCATCGTAATTGACTTGAGGTACCTCGCCACCAAGGTCTTGAAATGTTCCATCTATATCACAAAATACTACATTCATTGGTTGTTAAACTCCTTTTTAGCTTTAATGTCGTTCTATTATTATGTTGAACCTTTCACTTCCCCTATTAAACAATTGGTGTCATCGGAAAAATTCAATTCGTACATTTGAGTATAGCATAATAAACTTCCCGATGTTACTGCTCCTATTCAATTTTTCTAGCAAATATAAACAAAAAATGATTGGAGTATAACTCTTAGAGTTATAACCCAATCAGCTGATGCAACTTTTCTCCAATTTTATCTGTTAGATTTGAAACTCGTAATAATTGAAATAACAGTGATCGAATAAAATCAATCAAAAGACAACTCAAATAGATCAAGCTTGCGGATATCAACACTTGAATCAACGCCACAATGATCGGCTCATTTGCTAAAAAAATAAAACGATCTTTTAAAACAAAATAAAAAATGATTGGATGCGTATGAATAAGATAAACAGCAAAAGAATAAGGTACGACTTTTTCAATCATAAAAGAACTCTGTTTATTTTTGATTGGCGCTTTTAAAAATAAAATAAACAATAAAATCGAACTTGCTAAAATAAGCGGCGACACATAATGGATAAACCAAACAGTATCTCTGGATTCTTCCAAACTTCCTACCATTGTTTTAATCGCAATCAGTCCTAGCGACACACTATTTACGCCTAAATAATAGTAAACGATTTTCGTCTTATCAATAGCGTCAATATCCACATGTAAACGAATAAATGCACCAATAAAATACATAAAAATCAACCAAATCATACTATAGCCTTCAGCCAAATTAAACGGATCCGCTTTAAATAAAATAGATGCTGAACCTAATAACACGATGACGGATACACCGTAAAGCATTTCTTTTTTTGTAAGTTTACCTATGGCTTTATTTAGTAACGGCATGAACAAAAATAAACCAGCATATGCCGAGAAAAACCAATAACTTTTTTTAAATAAAGGAAATAATGAATCAGTATACAGCGATAGTGGAACAATCTCGCCTAAAATACAATAAGCAACGAGACTTAACGTAACCGAATAAAAAAGCACTTCAACCCACAACTGAATAAATCGTCCAATTCGCCACTTTCCTTTACTCATAAAGTAACCCGTTACTAAAGCAAAACAGTTTACAGCGACAAAGCATATAATTTCTATTGCCCAAAAAAGATAATAATTGAAACTACCAATCTGTACATTATTCAAAATTCCACCATTTCCTAAAATATGTAGGATCAAAATCATAAACATAGATACCATTCGTAATAATTCAATACCCAAATGCCTTTTCACTAATGACGATGCTCCTTTCTGATTCTCATCTCTTCTTCTATCAATGAAAAAATAGGGTTTTCCTCTAGCTTTTGTTCACTTAGTTTCGCTGTTTCCGAGCTTTGGGTATCATAATACGTATCGATAAAGTACAATGGTCGTTTTTTCGTTTCATTAAACACACGACCTAAATATTCTCCAATAATGCCAAGCGAAATCAATTGAAGGCCTCCTAGAAATAAAATACCGATCATTAATGAAGGATATCCTGAAACATCCGCTCCTAAAAGAAGTGTTTGAACTAAAACGATCAACATATATATAAATGCAGCGAATGAAACGATGCCGCCTATAACTGTTGTGATTTTCAATGGCAATGTTGTGTAAGAGGTGACTCCATTCATCGCAAGATTAAACAAAGAAGAAAAACGCCATTTTGTTGTTCCTCCCGCTCGTTCATCAGCATCATAATAAAGTTCCTTTTTCTTAAATCCGATCCAGCCATACAATCCTTTAGTATAGCGTTCATATTCCCGGATCATTTTTAACGCCTCTACAGCTTTTCGATCTAGCAAACGAAAATCCCCTGCATTCGGATAAATGTTTGTCTTACTCGCTTTTTGTAAAATTTTATAGTAACAAGCAGACGTCCATTTTTTAAAAAAATGTTCCCCTTTTCGTTCTTTTCTGACCGCATATACATCTTCGTAGCCTTT is a window encoding:
- a CDS encoding MerR family transcriptional regulator, which encodes MEYTIKKIAELSGISTRTLRYYDEINLLKPARINSSGYRIYGTKEIDKLQQILFYRSLDMKLEDIQTLLGTPNYDPQHALQDHYQKLLEKRRQMDHLILTVEKTLRYQKGELIMTDKEKFIGFKQEKLEKNEATYGQEIREKYGEETVAASNQKWLNLSEADFNQMETAEKELIDALKVVMETKDYHSQEAETVFLKHKEWLSYTSPAYSAEMHRGLGQMYVADGRFAAYYNNRAGANAAQTLNEIIQQFAN
- a CDS encoding glycosyltransferase family 2 protein produces the protein MKRITVIIPFLNEESVLEKLYERLILLADDCSTYRFDFLFVNDGSNDQSLAIVLGLRKKDDRVTLLELSRNYGKEIAMLAGFDHAKGDAVVVIDSDLQQPPELIKEMIIWWEKGYEDVYAVRKERKGEHFFKKWTSACYYKILQKASKTNIYPNAGDFRLLDRKAVEALKMIREYERYTKGLYGWIGFKKKELYYDADERAGGTTKWRFSSLFNLAMNGVTSYTTLPLKITTVIGGIVSFAAFIYMLIVLVQTLLLGADVSGYPSLMIGILFLGGLQLISLGIIGEYLGRVFNETKKRPLYFIDTYYDTQSSETAKLSEQKLEENPIFSLIEEEMRIRKEHRH
- a CDS encoding HAD family hydrolase produces the protein MNVVFCDIDGTFQDLGGEVPQVNYDAIYALQKQGDHFVFISGRGYAQLTELMDQLDSECDVIFSNGGGYKLVGEPVQYNHCLSMAECERTMAILEERNIFYHIHTNEGIILKAVEKYETNILDLRKKLEPMGAMGKQIMDFKESFFKEQCQHVDDPYRYLTEHPELKVMKIELMEASDQEHELLRDVLSSDSAEVFSSFIQCLEIVDPKSSKGNAINEFMKKYPGARSYGIGDGENDLAMLDVVDVPVAVGNAKPIVKEKCQKIIGDCLDGGVGQFIFEEIIE
- a CDS encoding GtrA family protein, with product MKELFHKYKEVISYLVFGVATTIVNILVFFLCKDVLGIDYKISNTIGWFLSVLFAFFTNKYFVFASNHEDFGSFVREMLLFYWYRILSFVVDMALMILMIEVLHISEFWAKMVTQVAVVVLNYFFSKFFIFKKKSP
- a CDS encoding acyltransferase; the protein is MKRHLGIELLRMVSMFMILILHILGNGGILNNVQIGSFNYYLFWAIEIICFVAVNCFALVTGYFMSKGKWRIGRFIQLWVEVLFYSVTLSLVAYCILGEIVPLSLYTDSLFPLFKKSYWFFSAYAGLFLFMPLLNKAIGKLTKKEMLYGVSVIVLLGSASILFKADPFNLAEGYSMIWLIFMYFIGAFIRLHVDIDAIDKTKIVYYYLGVNSVSLGLIAIKTMVGSLEESRDTVWFIHYVSPLILASSILLFILFLKAPIKNKQSSFMIEKVVPYSFAVYLIHTHPIIFYFVLKDRFIFLANEPIIVALIQVLISASLIYLSCLLIDFIRSLLFQLLRVSNLTDKIGEKLHQLIGL
- a CDS encoding DUF1827 family protein; translation: MKLIETPINRNLDLEYFYPNITKFVFGTKAIKFFKLYALDRTQIVYADAFDKIDIIMINTKKKINKKEVDYVIKKLLNTTREEVTVHIGIKNEMQKNGYSFSAPRKDIIVIQKNVEPS